From the genome of Danio rerio strain Tuebingen ecotype United States chromosome 2, GRCz12tu, whole genome shotgun sequence, one region includes:
- the zmp:0000000521 gene encoding spindlin-W, with product MSKKRARKRSSGELSDSLTPDPNNLLGRRIQHSWREKGALTKWKGTVLDRLSVNSSLFMVKYDGFDCVYGIELFKDERVSNLQVLNEKVVNNKIKVPHDAEELVGKAVEHLFEKEDGEKNEWRGMVLSRAPIMTNWYYITYEKDPVLYMYQLWDDYKDGDLRILPEAENKHLLPADRKPGEETESLVGKQVEYVTDKGVKRTGLVIYQVPAKPSVYYIKYDDDFHIHVYDLVKTT from the exons ATGTCCAAGAAAAGGGCCAG GAAGCGCAGCAGCGGCGAACTAAGCGACAGTCTCACTCCAGATCCTAACAACCTGCTGGGCCGCCGGATCCAACACAGCTGGAGGGAGAAGGGGGCGCTGACCAAGTGGAAGGGCACCGTTCTGGACCGGCTCAGCGTCAACTCTTCGCTCTTCATGGTCAAATATGACGGATTCGACTGCGTTTACGGCATCGAGCTCTTTAAGGACGAGAGGGTCTCAAACCTGCAGGTTCTCAATGAGAAAGTGG TAAACAATAAGATCAAGGTTCCTCATGACGCAGAGGAGCTGGTGGGCAAAGCGGTGGAGCATCTGTTTGAGAAGGAGGACGGAGAGAAGAACGAGTGGCGAGGGATGGTCCTGTCCCGAGCGCCCATCATGACCAACTGGTACTACATCACATACGAGAAAGACCCCGTCCTGTACATGTACCAGCTCTGGGACGACTACAAAGACGGAGACCTGCGGATCTTACCTGAAGCTG AAAACAAACACCTGCTGCCCGCAGACAGGAAGCCCGGCGAGGAAACAGAAAGCCTTGTGGGTAAACAGGTGGAGTATGTGACAGATAAAGGCGTCAAGAGAACAGGCCTTGTCATCTATCAAGTTCCTGCCAAACCGTCTGTCTATTACATCAAATACGATGACGATTTCCACATCCACGTGTACGACCTGGTCAAAACCACCTAG